Proteins from a genomic interval of Lycium ferocissimum isolate CSIRO_LF1 chromosome 2, AGI_CSIRO_Lferr_CH_V1, whole genome shotgun sequence:
- the LOC132041859 gene encoding transcriptional corepressor LEUNIG-like has translation MSIDFHPTKVDLLRSCDSNDESRLWDVCGGDFNLILKGGSRQVRFQPHLGHFLASSTKNIVNIFDVETNSIQKKVTKGHVKDVRSICWDMSGIYLASVSTDMVY, from the exons ATGTCAATAGATTTTCATCCAACAAAGGTGGATCTCCTCAGGTCCTGTGATAGCAATGATGAGAGTAGACTGTGGGATGTCTGTGGGGGTGATTTCAATCTCATTCTTAAG GGAGGTAGTAGACAAGTTAGATTTCAACCTCACCTTGGGCACTTTTTGGCAAGTTCTACtaaaaatattgtaaatatcTTTGATGTCGAGACTAACAGCAtccaaaaaaaagttacaa AGGGACACGTCAAAGACGTTCGTTCAATATGCTGGGATATGAGTGGGATTTACCTGGCATCTGTGTCCACAGATATGGTCTATTAA
- the LOC132041828 gene encoding uncharacterized protein LOC132041828 isoform X2, whose amino-acid sequence MLCFLWSWLVWRLDTHLNLSFLNTWLREVSIRWVRCSLLILLLIQILLGAQTMENIVPNINPEKSTYAPNHMGANISSVMAPDGNTGSLLGQGPSAPAVTAFAPGINLGGPTLTEPNIHAPANALPASPELGRLHLLIPKLMSESDAVTK is encoded by the exons ATGCTTTGTTTTTTGTGGTCATGGCTAGTTTGGAGGCTCGACACTC ACTTGAACTTGTCATTCTTGAATACATGGCTTAGAGAGGTTTCCATCAGGTGGGTGAGGTGTTCGCTATTGATATTATTGCTAATCCAAATCTTGTTG GGCGCGCAGACAATGGAGAACATTGTGCCTAATATCAATCCTGAAAAGTCAACTTATGCTCCTAATCATATGGGAGCAAACATCTCTAGTGTGATGGCTCCAGATGGGAATACAGGTTCGTTGCTTGGACAAGGGCCGTCTGCACCTGCTGTTACAGCGTTTGCACCTGGCATAAACTTGGGAGGACCTACGCTAACGGAACCAAATATTCATGCCCCTGCAAATGCTTTGCCTGCTTCACCAGAACTTGGCCGTCTGCACCTTTTGATACCTAAACTGATGAGTGAGAGTGATGCAGTTACCAAGTGA
- the LOC132041828 gene encoding uncharacterized protein LOC132041828 isoform X1 has protein sequence MMRLDCGMSIGVIANSFLSCLCFSDLNLSFLNTWLREVSIRWVRCSLLILLLIQILLGAQTMENIVPNINPEKSTYAPNHMGANISSVMAPDGNTGSLLGQGPSAPAVTAFAPGINLGGPTLTEPNIHAPANALPASPELGRLHLLIPKLMSESDAVTK, from the exons ATGATGAGATTAGATTGTGGGATGTCAATAGGGGTGATTGCAAACTCATTCTTAAG TTGTTTGTGTTTTTCAGACTTGAACTTGTCATTCTTGAATACATGGCTTAGAGAGGTTTCCATCAGGTGGGTGAGGTGTTCGCTATTGATATTATTGCTAATCCAAATCTTGTTG GGCGCGCAGACAATGGAGAACATTGTGCCTAATATCAATCCTGAAAAGTCAACTTATGCTCCTAATCATATGGGAGCAAACATCTCTAGTGTGATGGCTCCAGATGGGAATACAGGTTCGTTGCTTGGACAAGGGCCGTCTGCACCTGCTGTTACAGCGTTTGCACCTGGCATAAACTTGGGAGGACCTACGCTAACGGAACCAAATATTCATGCCCCTGCAAATGCTTTGCCTGCTTCACCAGAACTTGGCCGTCTGCACCTTTTGATACCTAAACTGATGAGTGAGAGTGATGCAGTTACCAAGTGA
- the LOC132041828 gene encoding uncharacterized protein LOC132041828 isoform X3, translating to MMRLDCGMSIGVIANSFLREVSIRWVRCSLLILLLIQILLGAQTMENIVPNINPEKSTYAPNHMGANISSVMAPDGNTGSLLGQGPSAPAVTAFAPGINLGGPTLTEPNIHAPANALPASPELGRLHLLIPKLMSESDAVTK from the exons ATGATGAGATTAGATTGTGGGATGTCAATAGGGGTGATTGCAAACTCATTCTTAAG AGAGGTTTCCATCAGGTGGGTGAGGTGTTCGCTATTGATATTATTGCTAATCCAAATCTTGTTG GGCGCGCAGACAATGGAGAACATTGTGCCTAATATCAATCCTGAAAAGTCAACTTATGCTCCTAATCATATGGGAGCAAACATCTCTAGTGTGATGGCTCCAGATGGGAATACAGGTTCGTTGCTTGGACAAGGGCCGTCTGCACCTGCTGTTACAGCGTTTGCACCTGGCATAAACTTGGGAGGACCTACGCTAACGGAACCAAATATTCATGCCCCTGCAAATGCTTTGCCTGCTTCACCAGAACTTGGCCGTCTGCACCTTTTGATACCTAAACTGATGAGTGAGAGTGATGCAGTTACCAAGTGA